Proteins from a genomic interval of Microbacterium imperiale:
- the nudC gene encoding NAD(+) diphosphatase — translation MRLQPPALARSAFDTSPDERADDDLLFRLRADPTTRVLRVHGDRAPADGARLVWEAPDAVTDPAEWGFLGRARDGSARLVAAVEPAASPDAEAGWVSLRMVGGDLSDEDAGAFVTAVALARWFADFRFCPRCGSPAPLRAAGWSRLCSGCGRQQFPRTDPAVIVAVRDGRNEGLLLGQNAAWAAQNRFSTFAGFVEAGESLETAVRREVSEEAGVAVGELSYRGSQAWPYPRSLMLGFHAVAEDAAPARPDGEEITEVRWFTRAEIASSLAGAGPVALPGSASIAHRLITDWCEEGA, via the coding sequence ATGCGATTGCAGCCGCCGGCCCTAGCCCGGTCCGCGTTCGACACGTCGCCCGACGAACGAGCCGACGACGATCTCCTCTTCCGGTTGCGCGCCGACCCGACGACACGCGTGCTGCGCGTGCACGGCGATCGCGCGCCGGCGGACGGCGCTCGCCTCGTGTGGGAAGCCCCCGACGCCGTCACCGATCCTGCCGAATGGGGATTCCTCGGCCGCGCCCGGGACGGATCGGCGCGCCTGGTGGCAGCCGTCGAACCGGCGGCGTCGCCCGACGCCGAGGCCGGATGGGTGTCGCTCCGGATGGTCGGCGGCGACCTGAGCGACGAGGACGCGGGCGCATTCGTCACCGCCGTGGCGCTCGCGCGGTGGTTCGCCGACTTCCGCTTCTGCCCCCGGTGCGGCTCGCCCGCGCCGCTGCGGGCTGCCGGCTGGTCACGCCTGTGCTCCGGCTGCGGCCGGCAGCAGTTCCCGCGCACCGACCCCGCCGTGATCGTCGCCGTCCGCGACGGGCGGAACGAAGGGCTGCTGCTCGGCCAGAACGCCGCGTGGGCGGCGCAGAACCGATTCTCGACTTTCGCGGGGTTCGTCGAGGCGGGGGAGTCTCTCGAGACCGCCGTGCGGCGCGAAGTGTCCGAGGAGGCGGGCGTGGCCGTCGGCGAGCTGTCGTACCGAGGCTCGCAGGCGTGGCCGTACCCGCGTTCGCTCATGCTCGGCTTCCACGCCGTCGCCGAGGACGCGGCCCCCGCGCGTCCCGACGGTGAGGAGATCACGGAGGTGCGGTGGTTCACGCGCGCCGAGATCGCGAGCTCGCTCGCGGGAGCCGGTCCCGTGGCCCTGCCGGGATCGGCGTCCATCGCGCACCGCCTGATCACCGACTGGTGCGAGGAGGGCGCGTGA
- a CDS encoding hydroxymethylglutaryl-CoA synthase — MTTIGIHDLAVATASHVVELDDLATRAGIDPAKFRIGLGQEQMSIPGLDEDIVTMGAAAAQRIIDRHGVDGIRTLFFATETGIDQSRAAGVHVHELLGLPRSVRVVELKQACYSATAALQSAAGLIARNPDERVLVIASDVARYELDTAAEPTQGAGAVAYLVTADPALAVLEPAAGVYTAEVDDFWRPNDSVTAVVDGKLSVSAYLDGVAGAWDDYRSRGGVDIDQIDWFCHHQPFTKMAVKAHRALGQHVGVELAPELVAATTGYNRRIGNSYTASLYIALAALLDGDADLTGARIGLFSYGSGSVSEFFTLVVQPGYRAATRGAETEALLAARTPVDVPTYRDLHDATHRDSTIDVEIAPESPGPFHFAGLSGRARRYTRD; from the coding sequence GTGACCACCATCGGCATCCACGACCTCGCCGTCGCGACCGCCTCCCACGTCGTCGAGCTCGACGACCTCGCTACTCGGGCCGGCATCGACCCCGCCAAGTTCCGTATCGGGCTCGGGCAGGAGCAGATGAGCATCCCGGGCCTCGACGAGGACATCGTGACCATGGGCGCCGCGGCCGCGCAGCGCATCATCGATCGCCACGGCGTCGACGGCATCCGCACCCTCTTCTTCGCCACCGAGACAGGCATCGACCAGTCCCGCGCCGCCGGAGTGCACGTGCACGAACTGCTGGGTCTGCCGCGCTCGGTGCGCGTCGTCGAGCTGAAGCAGGCGTGCTATTCCGCTACGGCCGCGCTGCAGTCCGCCGCCGGGCTGATCGCACGCAACCCGGACGAGCGGGTGCTGGTCATCGCGAGCGATGTGGCGCGCTACGAACTGGACACCGCCGCCGAGCCGACCCAGGGCGCGGGCGCCGTCGCCTACCTCGTCACGGCCGATCCCGCACTCGCCGTGCTCGAGCCCGCCGCCGGCGTCTACACCGCCGAGGTCGACGACTTCTGGCGCCCCAACGACAGCGTCACGGCGGTCGTCGACGGAAAGCTCTCGGTCAGCGCCTACCTCGATGGCGTGGCCGGCGCGTGGGACGACTACCGGTCCCGGGGCGGGGTCGACATCGACCAAATCGACTGGTTCTGCCACCACCAGCCCTTCACCAAGATGGCGGTCAAGGCGCATCGCGCGCTCGGGCAGCACGTCGGGGTGGAGCTGGCACCCGAGCTGGTCGCGGCGACCACCGGCTACAACCGCCGCATCGGCAACTCGTACACCGCGTCGCTCTACATCGCGCTGGCCGCACTGCTGGACGGGGACGCGGACCTCACCGGGGCTCGTATCGGCCTGTTCAGCTACGGCTCCGGCTCTGTGAGCGAGTTCTTCACGCTCGTCGTTCAGCCCGGTTACCGCGCCGCCACCCGCGGCGCCGAGACCGAGGCGCTGCTCGCGGCGCGCACTCCCGTCGACGTGCCGACCTACCGCGACCTGCACGACGCGACGCACCGCGACAGCACCATCGACGTCGAGATCGCGCCCGAGTCGCCCGGCCCGTTCCACTTCGCGGGCCTCTCCGGCCGCGCCCGTCGCTACACGCGCGACTGA
- a CDS encoding UPF0182 family membrane protein: MTTTSAPTPATPSRSRRAVAITLAVIAAIVVAFFVFASLYADWLWFRQLGFENVLLTQWIARVLMFVVGFVAMAVPVWLSIQLAYRLRPVYARLSSQLDRYQEVVEPLRRLGMWGIPAFFGFFAGFAASAQWETVALWFNGVTTGTTDPEFGLDTGFYLFTMPFLSAAIGFVSAVIIVCLLVTALVSYLYGSVRVGQRELRISKSARIQLAVLAGVYLLVQGASLWLDRYRTLVTPNDRITGASYVDVNAVIPGQAILAIAAAIVAIAFFVTAVIGRWRYPLIGTGLLVVSSLVVGIAYPWFVTNVQVRPNQLTLESPFYERNIESTKAAYGIDGLEKTDFEAVTDVEPGQLRADADTTASIRIMDPAIIGPTVRQIEQYRSYYQFAEPLDVDRYEIDGQSQDTVVSVRELNVEQLGEAASWYNTTLVYTHGYGMVAAKGNERTADGNPVFVERGIPASGELTLAQEYEPRVYFGEFSPTYSIVGAPEGASPIELDYPRGQEGESQTKTTFDGDGGPAIGDVFHRLIYSLKFQSTDILFSDAINSESQILYDRDPATRVQKVAPYLELDNDPYPSVVDGRIVWIVDGYTLSANYPYSSIVSLSDAISDSSNPQPRVALDNINYIRNSVKATVDAYSGEVTLYAWDAEDPLLQAWQKVYPNTLKPVSEMSGDLMSHVRYPTDLFKVQRAMLGTYHVDTAQSFYSRDNAWKTPNDPQQNEQLQPPYYLTMKMPGQESPSYSMFSSFIPGGQDTRNVLMGYLSVDSDAGSEAGVVSGEYGKLRMLEINAETPVPGPGQVQNTFDADPEVSSFSNILQQGQSEVINGNLLTLPVGGGLLYVQPVFVQSSGATKLPTLQKVLVGFGDEVAFENTLQEALDVLFGGDSGASTGDTDVVPEPVPGEDATPAPTQPGDGGTAPSAPSLDYQAALNQARDALAERNTAMQNADWAAYGEADAKLTEAINRLLELDGEG, translated from the coding sequence GTGACCACGACCTCAGCGCCGACCCCGGCCACACCGAGCAGATCCCGCCGCGCCGTCGCCATCACCCTCGCCGTCATCGCGGCCATCGTGGTGGCGTTCTTCGTCTTCGCGAGCCTCTACGCCGATTGGCTGTGGTTCCGTCAACTCGGCTTCGAGAACGTGCTGCTGACGCAGTGGATCGCCCGCGTGCTGATGTTCGTCGTGGGCTTCGTCGCGATGGCGGTGCCTGTCTGGCTGTCGATCCAGCTCGCCTACCGCCTGCGGCCGGTGTACGCGCGGCTGAGCTCGCAGCTGGACCGCTACCAGGAGGTCGTCGAGCCGCTGCGCCGTCTCGGGATGTGGGGCATCCCGGCCTTCTTCGGCTTCTTCGCCGGCTTCGCGGCATCGGCGCAGTGGGAGACCGTCGCGCTGTGGTTCAACGGCGTCACCACCGGGACCACCGACCCCGAGTTCGGTCTCGACACCGGGTTCTACCTGTTCACGATGCCCTTCCTGTCGGCGGCGATCGGATTCGTCTCGGCCGTCATCATCGTCTGCCTGCTGGTGACCGCGCTCGTGTCGTACCTCTACGGCTCCGTCCGGGTCGGTCAGCGCGAGCTGCGGATCTCGAAGTCCGCCCGCATCCAGCTGGCCGTGCTCGCCGGCGTCTACCTGCTGGTGCAGGGGGCGAGCCTCTGGCTCGACCGCTACCGCACCCTCGTGACGCCGAACGACCGCATCACGGGCGCCTCGTACGTCGACGTCAACGCCGTCATTCCCGGCCAGGCGATCCTCGCCATCGCTGCCGCCATCGTCGCCATCGCCTTCTTCGTCACCGCGGTCATCGGCCGCTGGCGCTACCCGCTCATCGGCACCGGCCTGCTCGTGGTGTCGTCACTGGTGGTGGGCATCGCCTATCCCTGGTTCGTCACGAACGTGCAGGTGCGTCCGAACCAGCTGACGCTCGAGTCGCCGTTCTACGAGCGCAACATCGAGAGCACGAAGGCCGCCTACGGCATCGACGGCTTGGAGAAGACCGACTTCGAGGCCGTCACCGACGTCGAGCCGGGCCAGCTGCGCGCCGACGCGGACACGACGGCATCCATCCGCATCATGGACCCGGCGATCATCGGGCCCACGGTCCGTCAGATCGAGCAGTACCGCTCGTATTACCAGTTCGCGGAGCCGCTCGACGTCGACCGCTACGAGATCGACGGGCAGTCGCAGGACACCGTGGTCTCGGTGCGCGAGCTGAACGTCGAACAGCTCGGCGAAGCAGCGTCCTGGTACAACACGACGCTCGTCTACACCCACGGTTACGGCATGGTCGCGGCCAAGGGCAACGAGCGCACCGCCGACGGCAACCCGGTGTTCGTCGAGCGCGGCATCCCCGCATCCGGCGAGCTGACCCTCGCGCAGGAGTACGAGCCGCGCGTCTACTTCGGTGAGTTCTCACCGACCTACTCCATCGTCGGCGCCCCCGAGGGCGCGTCGCCGATCGAGCTCGACTACCCGCGCGGTCAGGAGGGCGAGAGCCAGACGAAGACGACTTTCGACGGTGACGGCGGCCCCGCCATCGGCGACGTCTTCCACCGCCTGATCTACTCGCTGAAGTTCCAGTCGACCGACATCCTGTTCTCGGACGCGATCAACTCCGAGTCGCAGATCCTCTACGACCGCGACCCCGCGACCCGCGTGCAGAAGGTCGCGCCCTACCTCGAGCTCGACAACGATCCCTACCCGTCGGTCGTCGACGGACGCATCGTGTGGATCGTGGACGGCTACACGCTGAGCGCGAACTACCCGTACTCGTCGATCGTGAGCCTGAGCGATGCGATCTCGGACTCGTCGAACCCGCAGCCGCGCGTCGCGCTCGACAACATCAACTACATCCGCAACTCGGTGAAGGCGACCGTCGACGCGTACTCCGGCGAGGTCACGCTGTACGCCTGGGATGCCGAGGACCCGCTGCTGCAGGCGTGGCAGAAGGTCTACCCCAACACGCTCAAGCCCGTCAGCGAGATGAGCGGCGACCTCATGAGCCACGTGCGCTACCCGACCGACCTGTTCAAGGTCCAGCGGGCCATGCTCGGCACCTACCACGTCGACACGGCACAGTCGTTCTACTCCCGCGACAACGCATGGAAGACCCCGAACGACCCGCAGCAGAACGAGCAGCTGCAGCCTCCGTACTACCTGACGATGAAGATGCCCGGTCAGGAGTCGCCGTCGTACTCGATGTTCTCGTCGTTCATCCCGGGCGGCCAGGACACGCGCAACGTCCTCATGGGATACCTGTCGGTCGACTCCGACGCCGGCTCCGAAGCGGGCGTTGTCAGCGGCGAGTACGGCAAGCTGCGCATGCTCGAGATCAACGCCGAGACTCCGGTCCCGGGCCCGGGTCAGGTGCAGAACACCTTCGATGCCGACCCCGAGGTCTCGTCGTTCTCGAACATCCTGCAGCAGGGTCAATCGGAGGTCATCAACGGCAACCTGCTCACCCTCCCCGTGGGTGGCGGTCTGCTCTACGTCCAGCCCGTGTTCGTGCAGTCCTCGGGTGCCACGAAGCTCCCCACGCTGCAGAAGGTGCTGGTCGGTTTCGGTGACGAGGTCGCCTTCGAGAACACGCTGCAGGAAGCGCTCGACGTCCTCTTCGGCGGCGACTCCGGCGCCAGTACGGGTGACACCGACGTGGTGCCCGAGCCCGTCCCGGGCGAGGACGCGACGCCCGCGCCCACGCAGCCGGGAGACGGTGGAACCGCCCCGTCGGCGCCGAGCCTCGACTATCAGGCGGCGCTGAACCAGGCCCGCGACGCACTCGCGGAGCGCAACACCGCGATGCAGAACGCCGACTGGGCCGCGTACGGCGAGGCTGACGCGAAGCTGACCGAGGCGATCAACCGTCTGCTCGAGCTCGACGGCGAGGGCTGA
- a CDS encoding ATP-dependent helicase: protein MSDALAGLDEQQREAASALRGPVCVLAGAGSGKTRVITHRIAHGVDTGAYSPGRVMAVTFTAKAAGEMRGRLRALGVGGVAARTFHAAALAQLNYFWPQLAGDTAPTILSSKVRVLAQAADAIGVNPDPAVLRDVATRIEWRKITMRSIEQYALDRPEGVGSLSLDAIVALQQAYERLKDERRQLDFEDVLLACAGMLEAEPRVAAEVREQYRHFTVDEFQDVSPVQYRLLELWLGDRHDLCVVGDASQTIYSFAGADPRYLLDFASRFPDARVLRLERNYRSEANVVAAANELMRGRPGALELAAHRRTPDHPRPVLREYDDDAAEADGVAASIADQLAAGADPREIAVLYRANAQSAPLLAALARRGIAASVLGGPRYFDIPEVRQAVMALRGAAVAPTSGDLVADVRAVLRSLGLSEEPPAAGGPLRDAWEARAALLRLAEEAPAGTSMRAFTDDLQTRAKDQHEVATRTVTLSTLHAAKGLEWPHVHLVGLAEGLLPIAYATTFEQVDEERRLTYVGITRAERTLSLSWARGVGRYERQVSRFVKEIGTNTLDAARARARSPRRSPHAASPRGPAPSRAR, encoded by the coding sequence GTGAGCGACGCCCTCGCCGGTCTCGATGAACAGCAGCGGGAAGCCGCTTCGGCCCTGCGCGGGCCGGTCTGCGTGCTGGCGGGCGCCGGCTCCGGCAAGACCCGCGTCATCACGCACCGCATCGCCCATGGCGTCGATACGGGCGCCTACTCGCCCGGGCGGGTGATGGCCGTGACCTTCACCGCGAAAGCGGCCGGAGAGATGCGGGGCCGGCTGCGTGCCCTCGGCGTGGGCGGTGTCGCGGCGCGCACCTTCCACGCAGCCGCGCTCGCGCAGCTCAACTATTTCTGGCCGCAGCTGGCAGGCGACACCGCGCCGACGATCCTGAGCAGCAAGGTGCGCGTGCTCGCGCAGGCCGCCGACGCGATCGGGGTGAACCCCGACCCGGCTGTGCTGCGCGATGTCGCGACGCGCATCGAGTGGCGCAAGATCACCATGCGCTCCATCGAGCAGTACGCGCTCGACCGCCCCGAGGGCGTCGGGTCGCTCTCACTCGACGCGATCGTGGCACTGCAGCAGGCCTACGAACGGCTCAAGGACGAACGCCGCCAGCTCGACTTCGAGGACGTCCTGCTCGCGTGCGCCGGCATGCTCGAAGCCGAGCCTCGTGTCGCCGCGGAGGTCCGTGAGCAGTATCGCCACTTCACCGTCGACGAGTTCCAGGACGTCTCTCCCGTGCAGTACCGGTTGCTCGAACTCTGGCTCGGCGACCGGCACGACCTCTGCGTCGTCGGCGACGCGAGCCAGACCATCTACTCGTTCGCCGGCGCCGACCCCCGCTACCTCCTCGACTTCGCGTCGCGGTTCCCCGACGCCCGTGTGCTCCGGCTCGAGCGGAACTACCGTTCGGAAGCGAATGTGGTGGCCGCGGCGAACGAGCTGATGCGGGGGCGCCCGGGCGCGCTCGAGCTCGCGGCGCACCGGCGCACGCCGGACCACCCACGACCGGTCCTGCGCGAATACGACGACGACGCGGCCGAGGCCGACGGCGTAGCGGCGTCCATCGCCGACCAGCTCGCCGCCGGCGCCGATCCTCGCGAGATCGCCGTCCTGTACCGCGCCAACGCACAGTCCGCGCCCCTGCTGGCCGCCCTCGCGCGCCGCGGGATCGCGGCATCCGTCCTCGGAGGACCCCGGTACTTCGACATCCCGGAGGTCCGCCAGGCGGTCATGGCGCTGCGGGGCGCAGCGGTGGCCCCCACCTCGGGCGACCTGGTCGCGGACGTGCGGGCGGTGCTGCGCTCGCTCGGGCTGAGCGAAGAGCCGCCCGCCGCGGGCGGCCCGCTGCGCGACGCCTGGGAGGCGCGTGCGGCCCTGCTGCGCCTCGCCGAAGAGGCGCCGGCAGGGACGAGCATGCGGGCGTTCACCGATGACCTGCAGACGCGAGCGAAAGACCAGCACGAGGTCGCGACCCGCACCGTCACGCTCTCGACCCTCCACGCCGCGAAGGGTCTGGAGTGGCCGCATGTCCACCTGGTCGGGCTGGCCGAAGGGCTGCTGCCGATCGCGTACGCCACGACGTTCGAGCAGGTCGACGAGGAGCGGCGCCTCACCTACGTGGGGATCACGCGGGCCGAGCGTACGCTTTCGCTGTCGTGGGCCCGGGGAGTGGGGCGGTACGAGCGGCAGGTGTCGCGGTTCGTGAAGGAGATCGGCACCAACACGCTGGATGCGGCTCGTGCTCGCGCCAGGTCGCCGCGACGCTCCCCGCACGCAGCGTCGCCGAGAGGGCCGGCTCCGTCTCGGGCGCGCTGA
- a CDS encoding YlbL family protein, producing MSLFDENATVIAPRRRLSRPALAGLWAVSLSLVALLVLTLLPTSFVIQRPGPVYDTLGTVTTGDGEERPLISVSGAETFPTSGSLDLLTVEVLGNRERTPSWFELASAWFDPARAIVPIDEIFPEGVTTEQRNDENAALMVDSQKEATAAALRELGYDIESLVRVFQVIDDSPATGVLEQNDVIRSVDDQPVTTTTSLRDAINAAGGAPVSLGIERDGQSRTVEVTPAETTIDGETRWAIGVTITPDYAFPVEVALQLDNVGGPSAGMMFALGIIDTLTPGELTGGERFAGTGTIDAEGAVGPIGGIRQKLFGAKNAGADWFLAPERNCGEVVGHIPDGLRVFSVADLEDALEVVETVSSGGDLDALPTCTTG from the coding sequence GTGTCACTTTTCGACGAGAACGCCACCGTCATCGCGCCCCGACGTCGTCTCAGCCGCCCAGCCCTGGCCGGTCTGTGGGCGGTGTCGCTGTCCCTCGTGGCACTGCTCGTGCTCACACTCCTGCCGACGTCCTTCGTCATCCAGCGTCCGGGCCCGGTGTACGACACGCTGGGCACCGTGACGACCGGTGACGGCGAGGAGCGCCCGCTCATCAGCGTCTCCGGCGCCGAGACCTTCCCGACATCCGGCTCGCTCGACCTGCTGACCGTCGAGGTGCTGGGCAATCGCGAACGGACCCCGTCGTGGTTCGAGCTCGCGTCGGCCTGGTTCGATCCGGCGCGAGCGATCGTTCCGATCGACGAGATCTTTCCCGAGGGGGTGACCACCGAGCAGCGGAACGACGAGAACGCGGCGCTCATGGTCGACTCCCAGAAGGAGGCGACGGCTGCGGCGCTGCGCGAGCTGGGCTACGACATCGAGTCGCTGGTGCGCGTCTTCCAGGTCATCGACGACTCGCCGGCAACGGGGGTCCTCGAGCAGAACGATGTGATCCGCTCCGTCGACGACCAGCCCGTGACCACGACCACCTCCCTGCGCGACGCGATCAACGCCGCCGGCGGCGCCCCCGTGTCGCTGGGGATCGAGCGCGACGGGCAGTCCCGCACGGTCGAGGTGACACCGGCCGAGACGACCATCGACGGCGAGACCCGATGGGCGATCGGCGTCACCATCACCCCCGATTACGCCTTCCCGGTCGAGGTCGCGCTGCAGCTCGACAACGTCGGCGGTCCGAGCGCCGGCATGATGTTCGCGCTCGGCATCATCGACACCCTCACGCCGGGCGAGCTGACCGGAGGAGAGCGATTCGCCGGTACGGGCACGATCGACGCGGAAGGGGCGGTCGGGCCGATCGGCGGCATCCGTCAGAAGCTCTTCGGAGCCAAGAACGCCGGTGCCGACTGGTTCCTCGCGCCCGAACGCAACTGCGGCGAGGTCGTCGGTCACATCCCCGACGGCCTGCGCGTTTTCTCCGTGGCCGACCTGGAGGACGCCCTCGAGGTCGTCGAGACCGTGAGCTCCGGCGGCGACCTCGACGCCCTCCCGACCTGCACCACGGGCTGA
- a CDS encoding hydroxymethylglutaryl-CoA reductase → MSAEFTPIPLRWVGPLRLTGDVETEQDVPLATYESPLWPSVGRGARISRLVDDGIRVTVVDERMTRSSLFVADSAAAAVAASRAIIARFDELAAAVSERSRHAKLIDLDSEVVGNLLYLRFALTTGDASGHNMVTFAAETLMERVLSWHPELEYGSISGNYCTDKKATAVNGILGRGRSVIAEILIPGALVDKQLRSTAQRIVDLNVQKNLVGSTIAGALRSANAHYANMLLAFYLATGQDAANIVEGSQGFTWAEVRGDGDLYFSCTLPHLIVGTVGNGKDLPAVEEALTRLGCREEREPGENARRLAALIAATVLCGELSLLAAQTNPGELMQSHLLLERRKDSSQ, encoded by the coding sequence ATGAGCGCCGAGTTCACTCCGATTCCCCTCCGCTGGGTGGGGCCGCTGCGGCTGACCGGTGATGTCGAGACCGAGCAGGATGTTCCCCTCGCGACCTACGAATCGCCTCTGTGGCCCTCCGTCGGTCGTGGCGCCCGCATCTCGCGCCTCGTCGACGACGGCATCCGCGTGACCGTGGTCGACGAGCGGATGACGCGGTCGTCGCTGTTCGTCGCCGACAGCGCCGCCGCCGCCGTCGCCGCTTCCCGCGCCATCATCGCCCGCTTCGATGAGCTCGCCGCGGCCGTCTCGGAGCGCAGCCGCCACGCGAAGCTCATCGACCTCGACAGCGAGGTCGTCGGCAACCTGCTGTACCTGCGCTTCGCGCTGACGACCGGCGATGCCTCGGGCCACAACATGGTGACTTTCGCGGCGGAGACGCTCATGGAGCGTGTCCTCTCGTGGCACCCCGAGCTCGAGTACGGGTCGATCTCGGGCAACTACTGCACCGACAAGAAGGCCACCGCGGTCAACGGCATCCTCGGTCGCGGCCGCAGCGTCATCGCCGAGATCCTGATTCCCGGCGCGCTCGTCGACAAGCAGCTGCGCTCGACCGCGCAGCGCATCGTCGACTTGAACGTGCAGAAGAACCTCGTCGGCTCGACGATCGCCGGAGCGCTGCGCTCGGCGAACGCCCACTACGCCAACATGCTGCTGGCGTTCTACCTCGCGACCGGCCAGGATGCCGCGAACATCGTCGAGGGCTCGCAGGGCTTCACGTGGGCCGAGGTGCGCGGTGACGGCGATCTGTACTTCTCGTGCACACTCCCCCACCTCATCGTCGGGACCGTCGGCAACGGCAAGGATCTCCCCGCAGTCGAGGAGGCCCTCACCCGGCTCGGCTGCCGCGAGGAGCGCGAGCCCGGCGAGAACGCCCGGCGCCTCGCGGCTCTCATCGCCGCCACCGTGCTCTGCGGCGAACTCTCCCTGCTCGCCGCCCAGACCAACCCCGGAGAACTGATGCAGTCGCATCTGCTCCTCGAGCGCCGGAAGGACTCTTCGCAGTGA
- a CDS encoding zinc-dependent metalloprotease → MADDDRSPEDEFQELLRSLLGQGGTLGPEQLERLAGMGVDPAMLQQMMRQLQGAFAGGGDGSIDWSATRTQALHLANKDGHGISSGDRQDFSDAFGLATLWLSEATTISDLPVPPRALTRGAWVEATLPVWQELAEPVATSIADALTAALEAQAPEEMQTMIAGAGRLLRTVGGSLFAAQLGAVVGKLSLEVVSGGDVGIPVMPDGEAAILPQNFADFGRDLEIDDDQLALALATRELAHARLFRHARWLRLHVISQVTDFARGIHVDTDALEDLAARFDPSQPDELRTALESGVLLPQRSEAQSAALARLEHLLATIEGWVDVVAADATTRLPSAGRIAEAVRRRRAVGGPAEQAMASLVGLELRPRRLREAAAMWRAITDAVGREARDSLWDYPDLMPAPSDIDDPSGLIARLEAHARGEAPERDEMDDALDALLASADAAPSDDAPDDRDEPEDGPIDEGPAGPRPV, encoded by the coding sequence ATGGCTGACGACGACCGCTCCCCCGAGGACGAGTTCCAGGAGCTGCTGCGCAGCCTGCTGGGCCAAGGCGGCACCCTCGGGCCCGAACAACTGGAACGCCTCGCAGGGATGGGCGTCGACCCGGCGATGCTGCAGCAGATGATGCGGCAGCTCCAGGGGGCGTTCGCCGGCGGAGGCGACGGCAGCATCGACTGGTCGGCGACCCGCACGCAGGCGCTGCACCTGGCGAACAAGGACGGGCACGGCATCAGCTCGGGCGACCGCCAGGACTTCAGCGACGCGTTCGGCCTCGCCACGTTGTGGTTGAGCGAGGCGACGACGATCTCCGACCTGCCGGTCCCCCCGCGTGCGCTCACCCGCGGCGCGTGGGTCGAAGCGACGCTGCCGGTGTGGCAGGAACTGGCCGAGCCCGTCGCGACCTCGATCGCGGACGCGCTGACCGCAGCCCTCGAGGCGCAGGCGCCGGAGGAGATGCAGACGATGATCGCGGGTGCCGGCCGGCTGCTGCGCACCGTCGGCGGGTCGCTCTTCGCCGCGCAGCTCGGCGCCGTCGTCGGCAAGCTCTCGCTCGAGGTCGTCTCGGGCGGCGATGTGGGGATCCCGGTGATGCCGGACGGCGAAGCGGCGATCCTGCCCCAGAACTTCGCGGACTTCGGTCGCGACCTCGAGATCGACGACGACCAGCTGGCCCTCGCGCTCGCGACCCGCGAGCTCGCCCACGCGCGACTGTTCCGCCACGCCCGCTGGCTGCGGCTGCACGTCATCTCGCAGGTGACCGATTTCGCCCGCGGCATCCATGTCGACACCGACGCTCTCGAAGACCTCGCGGCGCGTTTCGATCCGTCGCAGCCGGACGAGCTGCGCACAGCGCTCGAGAGCGGCGTTCTGCTGCCCCAGCGTTCCGAGGCTCAGTCGGCCGCACTCGCCCGCCTCGAGCACCTCCTCGCGACGATCGAGGGCTGGGTCGACGTCGTGGCTGCCGACGCCACGACCCGGCTTCCCAGCGCCGGCCGCATCGCCGAGGCGGTGCGACGCCGCCGCGCGGTGGGCGGCCCGGCCGAGCAGGCGATGGCCTCGCTCGTCGGCCTCGAGCTGCGCCCGCGCCGGCTGCGCGAGGCCGCCGCGATGTGGCGCGCGATCACGGATGCCGTCGGCCGAGAGGCTCGCGACAGCCTCTGGGACTACCCCGACCTGATGCCCGCCCCGTCCGACATCGACGATCCCAGCGGTCTCATCGCCCGGCTCGAGGCGCACGCCCGCGGCGAGGCGCCGGAACGCGACGAGATGGATGACGCGCTCGACGCGCTGCTCGCGTCGGCGGACGCGGCACCTTCTGATGACGCGCCCGACGACCGCGACGAACCCGAGGACGGTCCGATCGACGAGGGACCGGCGGGGCCGCGTCCGGTCTGA